Below is a window of Pseudomonadota bacterium DNA.
ATCTTACGCTTTCCGCTCTCAAGTCGTCTTGATATTAAGGGAATGTTGGCTTTACGCCGCATAGTTAAATCGGAGCAGATCGATCTCGTCTACGCACTCTCAAACGCAGCTCTCTCCTGTGCGAACCTCGGGCTATTTGGACTAGATCTCTCGATCGTTACCTACCGCGGAACGGTTGGGCACCTAAGTTGGTTCGACCCCTCCTCGTGGCTTACCTTCCTTAATCCACGCGTACGAAAGATCCTGTGCGTTTCAAAAGCTGTCGAGAGATACCTGCAAGATCTAGGGGTCTCGCAAGACAAGTTAGTAACCGTATACAAGGGACACGACGTCGCCTGGTATACAGCACCACCGACAGCAACACGCTCTGTCAAGGTCCCCTTTCTTTGAACACATAGTCTTAAATCAGTAGCATCGGCTGTTCCTCAGCCCCGCAGGGGCTGGAG
It encodes the following:
- a CDS encoding glycosyltransferase — encoded protein: MRILVIAKALDRPEAHILVGLKNRGATVQVLLQEENAHAQILRDSNITILRFPLSSRLDIKGMLALRRIVKSEQIDLVYALSNAALSCANLGLFGLDLSIVTYRGTVGHLSWFDPSSWLTFLNPRVRKILCVSKAVERYLQDLGVSQDKLVTVYKGHDVAWYTAPPTATRSVKVPFL